The genome window GCGGCAGTAGGGATCCTGGGGGAAGCGCCGTGCCCGCAATGGCGGCCAAAATGGTTGCGGGCAAGGAAGACATCGAAGGTCACAGCCAGCGCTATGGGCGAGGTGGCTGACGCCGCTGGTGGCCAACTGGTCCCACCTGGAAGGGTCGTCGCACAAATCGCTGCTGCGACGTTGCAGTCCTCCGCTTCCTGGTATCGGCTACGACCTTCGGACTGCGCCTGGCCGTAAGCGATTTTGACTCACAACGCGGCTCACGGAATTTGCTCAGACGGTCCCACGAGCGCCGCTTTTGCCTTGTTGACCTTTTACGTTTTACGTTTGACCCTTGCTTGCCGAAAGGCAACATCATCTGCGCAACAGAGGGGGAGTCATGCCCGTCGTAGTCCGCGAGAACATCTCCTGGTGGAGCCGGCTGAAGCAGTCCTTCGTCGGCTTTCTGCTGTCTTTTGTCATCGTCATTGCGGCTTTGCTGCTGCTGGCCTGGAACGAGCACCGCACGCTCAAGAACTACAAGGGCTTGCGGGCAGCAGGTGAGACGGTGCAAAGCGTGGCCGCAGACCCGATTGACCCCTCCGTGGACGGCAAGCTGATTCACTTCAGCGCCGAGGTGCGCAGCAATCAGGGTGTGCGCGATCCGGATTTCGGGATCGAAGCCCCGGCGCTGGTGCTGCGGCGCTCGGTCGAGATGTACCAGTGGCGGGAAAAGAAGGAGACCACCGAGCGCGACAAGCTCGGCGGTGGCAAGGAGCGGGTGACCACCTATTCCTACGAGAAAGTGTGGGACGACGACGCCATCAACTCCTCGAATTTCCAGGAGAGCGGCCACAACAATCCCGGCGCCTTGCCTTTCAGTGACGCCCGATTTGCGGTGACCGACGCCCGCATCGGCGCTCGTCGTGCCGCCGACAACATCCTGAATTCGCTGAACAGCAGCGCGCTGCAGCTGGGCGAGGCCGGGGTTTTTCCCAATGGCTTTCGCCGAGTCGATGCCGAAACCATCTATCGCGGCAGCAATCCGGGCTCGCCGCAGATCGGCGACGTCCGCGTGCGTTATCGGGCGGTACCGCCGCAGATGGCATCGGTGATTGCCCAGGCCAATGGCGATAGCCTGCTGCCGTGGACCAGTCCGGCAGGGACCGAGATCTTCCTCGTGGAAACCGGTCAGCAGTCCGCTTCGTCCATGGTGGAGCATGCCCAGAGCAGCAACAGCATGCTGGGCTGGGTCCTTCGCGCGGCAGGCTTCGGCCTGCTCTGGATTGCCTTCTCGATGATGCTGGGCCCGCTCAAGACCATTGCCGCGGTGCTGCCGCCGCTGGGACGGGCGGTCGGCATGTTCACCGGCGGTGTGGCCTTCGTGCTGGCTGCAGTGCTGGCCAGCGTGACCATCGTGCTGTCGTGGATTTTCGTGCGCCCCCTGTGGGCGGTCTCGATCGTGCTGGCCATCGTCGCCGTGATTGCGATGTGGAGTCGCAAGAGCGCCAAACCCGCGCAGGCCGCGGCAGGCATGCCGCCGCCAATGCCACCGCCGCCGCCGCCGCCGCCGCCGAGATGAATGCGCGGGGCCTCGCCATGGCGCTCGCACGAGACTTGGACATTTGATTGTTGGTCTGCCGCCGAATCGGGGGCAGGGGGCAGGGGGCAGGCATCCAAACTTCCCGCACTGTCTGACGGTGAAGTGAGGTTGGAGGCGGGCTCACAAGCACGCGGCACGGCTTGATTGTGCGGCAAGTCCGGTCCCCTGCCCCCTGCCCCCGCTCCCGCGACATCCCGCGACATCCCGTGACCCTGCCCCGGTTCCCATCAGCGCGATCTTGGTCCATGCTGCGCGACCCCAGGACTGTTGATGGCATGCCGTGTCAAACGCCCAAGCCCAGGCGCTGATTGAAGCGCTCGGATACACGCCCAAGTATTTCACCCGCGACGGCCTGTCGATGCATTACCTCGACGAAGGCAAGGGCGCTCCGGTGGTCATGGTCCACGGCAACCCGAGCTGGTGCTGGCTGTTCCGCGATCTGATCGCCGCGCTGAAGCCGAACTATCGTTGCGTGGCACCCGACCACATCGGCATGGGCCTGTCCGACCGTCCCGATGACGCTCGCTACCAGTACACCCTGGACAGCCGCGTGGCAGATTTCAGCGCTTTCATGGAGCGCATCGTTCCGACCGGCCCAGTGACGCTGGTGGTGCATGACTGGGGTGGGGCCATCGCCAGTGCCTGGGCGGTGAAGAATCCAGATCGCGTCGCGCGGATGGTGGTGCTGAACACCGCGGCTTTCCCGATGCTGGCCGGCAAGCGCCTGCCGGCTACTCTGAAGCTGGTCCGCAACACCCGCCTGGGTGCCTTCCTGGTCGAGCGTTTCAATGCCTTCGCCGTGGGTGCAGCCCGCACCAGCACCGCGCGCAAGCTCTCCGGGCGCGAGCGCGCGGCCTTCGTGGCGCCCTACGATTCACCGATTGCGCGACGCGCGGTGCTGCGTTTCGTTCAGGACATTCCGCTCAGGGAATCCGATCCCGCGTACGCAACGATCGCGGCTACCGGCAAGGGTCTGCAATTGCTGGCCGACAAGCCGATGCTGATCCTCTGGGGCCTGCGCGATTTCGTCTTCGACCGCGACTATTTCGACGAATGGTGCCGCCGTTTCCCGCGCGCCGAGGCCATCGCCTTTGCCGATGCCGGCCACTACGTGCTGGAAGACATGGCCGCGACCATCGTGCCGAAGATCGAGGCCTTTCTCGCCAAGAGCTGAGTTCTCCTGTGGGAGCGGACTTTGTCCGCGATCGCGATACTGGGGATTTCGGTGGCGGACAGGATCCGTCCTACGATGCAGTCGTCCCGATCACGATGCTCTGGCGGCGGCCGCCGTGCCGCGCTTCAGATGCACGAGCAGCAGCGAGACCGCCGCCGGGGTGACGCCGGGAATCCGACCAGCCTGCCCCAAGGTCGCCGGGCGCACACGCTCCAGTTTCTGCAGCACTTCGGCGGACAGCCCGGTGACTTCGCTGTAGTCGAAATGTTCCGGGATCAGGGCTGACTCGTATCGTCTGGAGCGCTCGATGTCCTCGCGCTGACGATTGACGTAGCCGGAATACTTCGCTTCGATCTCGACCTGTTCGGCCACGACCGGATCGTCCACAGCCGGCCCAAAGCCGCTGACCTCGGTCAAGCGCCGATAGCTCAGGTCCGGGCGCTTGAGCAGATCGATGGCATGGGTCTCGCGCGACAGCGGCTCGCCGGTGGCGGCCGCAAACTCGCGTCCCAGAGCATTGGTGGGAGCGGCCCACAGCCCGCGCAGGCGTTCGCTCTCGCGGGCCACGGCATCGCGCTTGCGCGCGTAGGCCTGCCAGCGGGTCTCGTCGACCAGTCCCAGTTCGCGCCCGATCGGCGTCAGCCGCGCATCGGCATTGTCCTCGCGCAGCTGCAAGCGGTATTCGGCGCGCGAGGTGAACATGCGGTAGGGCTCTGTCGTGCCATGGGTGATCAGGTCATCGACCAGCACGCCGAGGTAAGCCTCATCCCGACGCGGGCACCAGGGGTCAAGACCCTGCACCTGACGGGCGGCATTGAGTCCGGCCAGCAGACCCTGCGCCGCTGCCTCCTCGTAGCCGGTGGTACCGTTGA of Rhodanobacteraceae bacterium contains these proteins:
- a CDS encoding alpha/beta fold hydrolase, producing the protein MHYLDEGKGAPVVMVHGNPSWCWLFRDLIAALKPNYRCVAPDHIGMGLSDRPDDARYQYTLDSRVADFSAFMERIVPTGPVTLVVHDWGGAIASAWAVKNPDRVARMVVLNTAAFPMLAGKRLPATLKLVRNTRLGAFLVERFNAFAVGAARTSTARKLSGRERAAFVAPYDSPIARRAVLRFVQDIPLRESDPAYATIAATGKGLQLLADKPMLILWGLRDFVFDRDYFDEWCRRFPRAEAIAFADAGHYVLEDMAATIVPKIEAFLAKS
- a CDS encoding TMEM43 family protein, which translates into the protein MPVVVRENISWWSRLKQSFVGFLLSFVIVIAALLLLAWNEHRTLKNYKGLRAAGETVQSVAADPIDPSVDGKLIHFSAEVRSNQGVRDPDFGIEAPALVLRRSVEMYQWREKKETTERDKLGGGKERVTTYSYEKVWDDDAINSSNFQESGHNNPGALPFSDARFAVTDARIGARRAADNILNSLNSSALQLGEAGVFPNGFRRVDAETIYRGSNPGSPQIGDVRVRYRAVPPQMASVIAQANGDSLLPWTSPAGTEIFLVETGQQSASSMVEHAQSSNSMLGWVLRAAGFGLLWIAFSMMLGPLKTIAAVLPPLGRAVGMFTGGVAFVLAAVLASVTIVLSWIFVRPLWAVSIVLAIVAVIAMWSRKSAKPAQAAAGMPPPMPPPPPPPPPR